A region from the Streptomyces sp. 3214.6 genome encodes:
- a CDS encoding CU044_2847 family protein → MDGLVEFKTDDGAVIAVEAATERRPGSRLVARGDGTVQAARTFEGALDGVRAAAESALRVFRDGALRPDGVEIEFGVKLSAETGAIIAKGTAEGHLVVRLTWSPSTPS, encoded by the coding sequence GTGGACGGACTGGTGGAGTTCAAGACCGACGACGGCGCCGTGATCGCCGTCGAAGCGGCCACGGAGAGGCGGCCCGGTTCCCGCCTGGTGGCCCGGGGCGACGGTACGGTCCAGGCGGCCCGCACCTTCGAGGGCGCGTTGGACGGCGTGCGCGCCGCCGCCGAGTCCGCGCTGCGCGTCTTCCGGGACGGGGCGTTGCGACCGGACGGCGTGGAGATCGAGTTCGGGGTGAAGCTGTCGGCGGAGACGGGCGCGATCATCGCCAAGGGCACGGCGGAGGGCCACCTCGTCGTACGACTGACCTGGTCGCCCTCCACGCCCTCATGA
- a CDS encoding acyl-CoA synthetase has protein sequence MSSSSLFPALTDTPSGRPALRFGGRSLTYAELAGAAGAVGEQVRGTPGRVAVWAAPTLETAVGVVGVLLAGAAAVPLNPKSGDKELGHILSDSAPGAVLAAPGDELPAALRGLKRIDVDVRGVAAVAGKAVGDEEAALVVYTSGTTGPPKGAVVPRRAIATTLDALADAWQWTGQDVLVHGLPLFHVHGLVLGVLGPLRRGGSLRHLGRFDTDGVARELNSGASMLFGVPTMYHRIAEALPDDPELVKALSGARLLVSGSAALPVHDHERIAAATGRRVIERYGMTETLMNTSVRADGEARAGTVGVPLPGVELRLVQDDGSAVEAYDGESVGEIQVRGPNLFTEYLNRPDATAAAFTADGWFRTGDVAVRDPDGYVRIVGRKATDLIKSGGYKIGAGEIENALLEHPGVREAAVTGEPDTDLGERIVAWVVPVDPGSPPAEGELADHVARRLAPHKRPRAVRYLDALPRNDMGKIMKRALPS, from the coding sequence GTGTCCTCGTCCTCTCTCTTCCCGGCCCTGACGGACACCCCGTCGGGCCGCCCCGCGCTGCGGTTCGGCGGGCGCTCCCTGACGTATGCGGAACTCGCCGGGGCGGCCGGCGCCGTCGGGGAACAGGTGCGGGGCACGCCGGGGAGGGTCGCCGTGTGGGCCGCTCCGACGCTGGAGACGGCCGTCGGAGTGGTGGGCGTGCTGCTCGCCGGGGCGGCCGCCGTGCCGCTGAACCCGAAGTCGGGCGACAAGGAGCTCGGACACATCCTGTCCGACAGTGCGCCGGGGGCCGTACTGGCGGCTCCGGGTGACGAACTGCCTGCCGCGCTGCGGGGGTTGAAGCGGATCGACGTCGACGTGCGCGGGGTCGCAGCGGTGGCGGGGAAGGCCGTGGGGGATGAGGAGGCCGCCCTCGTCGTCTACACCTCTGGCACCACCGGGCCGCCCAAGGGAGCGGTCGTCCCGCGGCGGGCGATCGCCACGACGCTCGACGCGCTCGCCGACGCCTGGCAGTGGACCGGACAGGACGTCCTCGTGCACGGGCTGCCGCTGTTCCATGTGCACGGGCTGGTGCTGGGGGTGCTCGGACCGCTGCGCCGGGGCGGGTCCCTACGGCACCTCGGACGGTTCGACACGGACGGCGTCGCACGGGAGTTGAACAGCGGCGCGAGCATGTTGTTCGGGGTGCCGACGATGTACCACCGCATCGCCGAAGCGCTCCCCGACGATCCGGAGCTGGTCAAGGCGCTCTCGGGGGCACGACTGCTGGTGTCCGGTTCGGCCGCGCTGCCCGTGCACGACCACGAGCGCATCGCGGCCGCGACCGGACGGCGGGTGATCGAGCGGTACGGCATGACGGAGACGCTGATGAACACCAGCGTCCGAGCGGACGGGGAGGCGCGGGCGGGGACCGTCGGGGTGCCGCTGCCCGGCGTGGAACTGCGGCTCGTACAGGACGACGGGTCGGCCGTCGAGGCGTACGACGGGGAGAGCGTCGGGGAGATCCAGGTGCGCGGGCCGAACCTGTTCACCGAGTACCTCAACCGGCCCGACGCCACCGCCGCCGCCTTCACCGCCGACGGCTGGTTCCGGACCGGCGACGTGGCGGTGCGCGATCCCGACGGGTACGTCCGGATCGTGGGGCGCAAGGCCACCGACCTGATCAAGAGCGGGGGTTACAAGATCGGGGCCGGGGAGATCGAGAACGCGCTCCTTGAGCATCCTGGGGTGCGTGAGGCCGCCGTCACCGGGGAGCCGGACACGGACCTCGGGGAGCGGATCGTCGCGTGGGTCGTGCCGGTGGACCCCGGATCACCCCCGGCGGAAGGCGAGTTGGCCGACCACGTGGCCCGTCGGCTGGCCCCGCACAAGCGGCCCCGTGCGGTGCGCTACCTCGACGCGCTGCCCCGCAACGACATGGGGAAGATCATGAAGCGGGCGCTGCCGTCATGA
- a CDS encoding ATP-grasp domain-containing protein yields MACIALVTYDPRPEPSRDRDLPVLQAALERAGAEADGVFWDDPDVDWASYDLVVIRSTWDYSWRADEFTAWAQKVADVTRLANPAAVVRWNADKRYLGELAAAGVPTVPTRYLAPDDPADLPTDHEYVVKPTSGAGARYAARYTPDQHEKAVGQLARMHDEGLTAMVQPYVRGIDAGGERALQFFGGRLLHASRKRAVLAPGTAYDAQKVAHPGLEPWTPTPAEIAVAERALAAVPDTPELLYARVDLVDGDDGQPCVMELELVEPNLFLFLHPESVPAVAAAIMAAAAGTR; encoded by the coding sequence GTGGCGTGTATCGCACTCGTCACCTACGACCCCCGACCGGAGCCGAGCAGGGACCGTGATCTGCCCGTGCTGCAGGCGGCGCTGGAGCGGGCCGGGGCCGAGGCGGACGGGGTCTTCTGGGACGACCCCGACGTCGACTGGGCCTCCTACGATCTTGTCGTCATCCGTTCGACCTGGGACTACAGCTGGCGCGCGGACGAGTTCACGGCCTGGGCGCAGAAGGTCGCCGATGTCACCCGGCTGGCCAACCCGGCCGCCGTCGTGCGCTGGAACGCCGACAAGCGGTATCTGGGGGAGCTCGCGGCGGCCGGAGTGCCGACCGTCCCGACGCGCTACCTCGCGCCCGACGACCCGGCCGACCTGCCCACCGACCACGAGTACGTCGTCAAGCCCACCTCCGGGGCCGGCGCCCGCTATGCCGCCCGCTACACCCCCGACCAGCACGAAAAGGCCGTAGGGCAGCTCGCGCGGATGCACGACGAGGGGCTGACGGCGATGGTGCAGCCGTATGTGCGGGGCATAGACGCCGGCGGTGAACGGGCCCTGCAGTTCTTCGGCGGCCGGCTGCTGCACGCCAGCCGCAAGCGGGCGGTCCTGGCCCCCGGCACCGCCTACGACGCGCAGAAGGTCGCCCACCCCGGCCTGGAGCCCTGGACCCCGACCCCGGCCGAGATCGCCGTCGCCGAGCGCGCCCTGGCCGCCGTACCGGACACGCCCGAGCTGCTCTACGCCCGGGTCGACCTCGTGGACGGCGACGACGGGCAGCCTTGCGTGATGGAGCTGGAACTGGTCGAGCCGAACCTGTTCCTGTTCCTGCACCCGGAGTCGGTGCCGGCCGTCGCGGCGGCGATCATGGCGGCGGCGGCCGGCACGCGCTGA